Proteins from a genomic interval of Bacillus mesophilus:
- the argB gene encoding acetylglutamate kinase encodes MEYVVIKCGGSVMENLPKSFYENIVQLHQSGTVKPILVHGGGPLISSLLTKLGIETKFVNGLRVTTAEMLDLVEMVLSGTVNKQMVRRLIGVNGKAIGVSGVDGMLLKSEPTKDADQLGYVGEVVGVNYDVLNTILNAGHIPVVSPIGIDESGQRYNINGDVAASAVAKSLGAKLCMISDIPGIYTEQNGKKVTLKQVTKQDAEEMITDGVIAGGMIPKVKAAIDGLLHGIPEVVIINGMEPDSLLTFASGSEIGTKIVLAGEGQYVY; translated from the coding sequence ATGGAATACGTAGTTATAAAATGCGGCGGAAGTGTCATGGAGAACTTGCCAAAATCCTTTTATGAAAATATCGTGCAGCTACACCAGAGTGGTACAGTAAAACCGATTCTCGTACATGGTGGAGGTCCACTGATTTCCTCACTTTTAACAAAGCTTGGGATAGAAACGAAATTTGTTAATGGTCTTCGAGTTACGACAGCTGAAATGCTTGATCTTGTTGAAATGGTGCTAAGTGGTACAGTCAATAAACAAATGGTGAGAAGGCTGATTGGGGTAAACGGTAAAGCAATTGGAGTTAGTGGAGTAGACGGAATGCTCCTAAAATCTGAACCAACGAAGGATGCAGATCAACTTGGCTATGTAGGAGAAGTAGTCGGTGTTAATTACGATGTGCTCAACACCATTTTAAATGCAGGACATATACCTGTGGTTTCGCCAATAGGGATCGATGAGTCTGGTCAGCGCTATAACATTAATGGTGATGTTGCAGCTTCTGCAGTAGCGAAATCACTAGGAGCAAAGCTTTGTATGATCAGTGACATCCCAGGCATTTATACGGAACAAAACGGTAAAAAAGTAACCTTAAAACAGGTTACAAAGCAGGATGCTGAAGAAATGATCACGGATGGAGTGATTGCAGGAGGAATGATTCCGAAGGTGAAGGCTGCAATTGATGGTCTTCTGCATGGTATTCCAGAGGTTGTGATTATCAATGGAATGGAGCCAGATAGCTTACTAACCTTTGCATCTGGAAGTGAAATTGGCACCAAAATCGTGCTAGCTGGGGAGGGGCAATATGTCTACTAA
- a CDS encoding acetylornithine transaminase: MSTNVKSDPLMSTYNRFPLTLVKGKGSYVWDEEGVQYLDYTSGIATCNLGHVPDVVKEKIEEQLQELWHCSNLYHIPVQEKLASLLVENSVGDAVFFCNSGAEANEAAIKLARRYAQKVKGTDAYEIVTFTQSFHGRTLASLAATGQEKLQAGFYPMLPGFRYLPYNDVSALEQLVSDKTCAVLLEIVQGEGGVVPASLEWITEVAKLCKEHDLLLMVDEIQTGMGRTGTLFAYEQYGIQPDVISIAKGLGSGFPIGGIIANEKAAKGFEPGTHGSTFGGNPLASSAGLATVEYLVTSDVIQRAKESGIYLESQLQELKTQCPMIEDIRGKGLLQGLVVKEAAKVVEKARQHHVLILTAGPNVVRILPPLTTTKTEIDQFINILKLVCKQLES; this comes from the coding sequence ATGTCTACTAATGTAAAAAGTGATCCACTAATGTCCACATATAACAGGTTTCCATTAACGCTTGTAAAAGGAAAAGGAAGCTATGTATGGGACGAAGAGGGCGTTCAATATTTAGATTATACTTCTGGAATTGCGACCTGCAATCTAGGTCATGTACCAGATGTAGTAAAGGAAAAAATAGAGGAGCAGCTTCAAGAACTATGGCATTGCTCTAACCTTTATCATATTCCGGTTCAAGAAAAGCTGGCTTCGTTACTAGTTGAAAATAGCGTTGGTGACGCTGTGTTTTTTTGTAATAGTGGAGCAGAGGCAAATGAGGCCGCCATTAAGCTCGCGAGAAGATATGCACAAAAGGTGAAAGGAACAGACGCTTATGAAATCGTCACGTTCACTCAATCGTTTCACGGCAGAACCTTAGCCTCTTTAGCGGCAACGGGACAGGAAAAGCTACAAGCAGGTTTTTATCCTATGCTTCCTGGTTTTAGATATCTTCCTTATAACGATGTTTCAGCTCTTGAGCAGCTTGTCTCAGACAAAACATGCGCTGTCCTACTTGAGATCGTTCAAGGAGAAGGTGGTGTCGTGCCGGCAAGCCTAGAATGGATCACAGAGGTAGCTAAGCTATGCAAAGAGCATGATCTTTTACTAATGGTAGATGAAATTCAAACTGGGATGGGAAGAACGGGTACTCTATTTGCTTATGAACAATATGGAATACAGCCTGATGTAATCAGTATTGCTAAAGGTTTAGGTTCAGGGTTCCCGATTGGTGGAATTATCGCTAATGAGAAAGCGGCTAAAGGGTTTGAGCCAGGAACTCATGGTAGTACGTTCGGTGGAAATCCACTTGCCTCCTCTGCTGGTCTTGCTACAGTGGAGTACCTTGTAACAAGTGATGTCATTCAACGGGCAAAAGAAAGTGGGATTTATTTAGAATCACAGCTTCAGGAGCTAAAGACACAGTGTCCTATGATAGAAGACATCCGTGGAAAAGGACTATTGCAAGGTCTTGTGGTAAAAGAGGCAGCTAAAGTGGTAGAGAAGGCACGTCAGCATCATGTGCTAATTTTAACGGCAGGGCCAAATGTAGTAAGGATATTACCACCATTAACTACAACTAAAACTGAAATTGATCAGTTTATTAATATATTAAAGCTTGTATGTAAACAGCTAGAAAGCTAG
- a CDS encoding carbamoyl phosphate synthase small subunit, with protein sequence MDQGYLILETGEVFEGKIIGNIQDCIGEVVFNTSMTGYQEMMTDPSYSGQILTFCYPLIGNYGINLSDDESKKVSVAGVIIGDACEKPSHYLATKSLSIQLQEAGISGLTGVDTRSLVQSIRKSGTVKGVITTVPSYNKTTLAEYESPFWVEKVSTKEAVTYNNNGPHVVLIDFGYKKSILDALLQENCKVTVVPYHFTYNQVKSLHPDGVLLSNGPGDPMELQGQFEEIKKVTQNYPTLGICLGHQLVALSYGAITEKLTYGHRGGNHAVKELLTGKVRMTSQNHSYVVMEESINYEELIITYRNVNDKTVEGIKHRKYPVTSVQFHPEAHPGPSDTAHIFTEFLQQISSLGAVNYAIK encoded by the coding sequence ATGGATCAAGGGTATCTGATCCTTGAAACAGGAGAAGTGTTTGAAGGGAAAATAATTGGTAATATTCAAGATTGTATCGGTGAAGTGGTATTTAATACGAGTATGACAGGATATCAAGAGATGATGACAGACCCTTCCTATTCTGGACAAATTCTTACATTTTGTTATCCGTTAATCGGTAATTATGGAATCAATCTATCTGATGATGAAAGTAAAAAAGTATCGGTAGCCGGTGTGATCATCGGTGATGCTTGTGAGAAGCCTAGTCATTATTTAGCGACTAAATCACTATCAATTCAGCTTCAGGAAGCGGGTATTTCTGGCCTAACAGGAGTGGATACACGTTCATTAGTTCAAAGTATCCGTAAATCTGGAACAGTAAAAGGAGTGATTACAACTGTTCCTTCTTATAACAAAACGACACTAGCAGAATATGAATCTCCATTTTGGGTAGAAAAGGTATCAACGAAAGAAGCTGTTACCTATAACAACAATGGACCACATGTTGTATTGATCGATTTTGGTTATAAGAAGTCCATATTGGATGCGCTACTACAAGAAAATTGTAAGGTAACAGTTGTCCCTTATCACTTTACCTATAATCAGGTTAAATCTTTACATCCGGATGGTGTGTTATTGAGTAATGGTCCTGGAGATCCGATGGAACTACAAGGTCAATTTGAAGAGATTAAAAAAGTGACTCAGAACTATCCAACACTCGGTATTTGCCTCGGACATCAATTAGTAGCTTTATCTTATGGTGCGATAACTGAAAAGCTAACATATGGACATCGCGGAGGTAACCACGCGGTGAAGGAGCTTCTGACGGGTAAAGTCCGTATGACCTCTCAAAATCATAGCTACGTTGTCATGGAAGAGAGTATTAATTATGAGGAACTGATCATCACTTATCGCAATGTAAACGACAAAACGGTGGAAGGAATTAAACATCGTAAATACCCTGTCACATCCGTTCAATTTCATCCTGAAGCACATCCTGGACCAAGTGATACAGCTCATATTTTTACCGAATTTCTTCAACAAATCTCGTCTTTAGGAGCCGTCAACTATGCCATTAAATAA
- a CDS encoding carbamoyl phosphate synthase large subunit: MPLNKSLKKVLVIGSGPIVIGQAAEFDYAGTQACLALKEEGIQVILVNNNPATIMTDSEIADQVYMEPLTVPSLEEIIKREKPDGMIGTLGGQTGLNLTVQLYEQNILQKYNVELLGTSVDSIQKGEDREKFRNLMIEIGEPIPESSIIHSYEEGVQFVKQIGYPVIIRPAYTLGGAGGGFAYNDQDLEIYLKKGLKASPIHQVLVERSIKGWKEVEYEVMRDENDTCIIVCNMENMDPVGVHTGDSIVVAPSQTLTDVQYQMLRNSSLKVIRALEIVGGCNIQFALDPHSNQYHIIEVNPRVSRSSALASKATGYPIARMAAKCAIGYHLDELLNPITGSTYASFEPALDYIVVKLPRFPFDKFSEADRSLGTQMKATGEVMAIDRSFEGALNKAIRSLEMNVCGLKMSSLENLSDSELLALVTEATDLRLFALAEAMWQGKTIEDIHGLTSIDPWFLEKLLVIVNLEKQLSSYSFDEVPLDLLKEAKRKNIGDQRLSQIFSIPEKIIRQKLKVINWKPSYKLVDTCAAEFDAVTPYYYSTWQGSDEVQLTSTKQKILVIGSGPIRIGQGVEFDYCSVHAALAVKKKGYEAIVINNNPETVSTDYSVADRLYFEPLATEDVLHVIEKEKVDGVLIQFGGQTAINLAQSLQEEGVMLLGTSVESIDALEDRKQFYEVLQKLEIPHIKGETVTAADQLIQQANELGYPVLVRPSYVIGGQSMYIFHQEQDLISYISRLLASGNDRIWPLLVDSYIPGLECEVDVISDGKDIVIPGIFEHIEKAGVHSGDSVTIFPPISLSDNIKETLIDYAKRISTSCSIIGMMNIQFVISTNIVYVLEVNPRSSRTVPIMSKVTGIPMVEWATNVQLGDSLKGLSNETGLLQEPSYYSVKAPVFSATKLKGVDHILSPEMKSTGEVLGLGYTVEEAMKKAVWFDDKQHHITNKMIFCSISETAKQESIEILKELADNSFNMMATEGTAAFLNENGILAESIPNPKESLEQLWKDGKVGVVLNIPTQGRNEGKLGYFIRELSTRYQIPCFTSLDTFKRVMKLNPEQNIQVKSIQEYVSKAEKISI; encoded by the coding sequence ATGCCATTAAATAAAAGTCTAAAAAAAGTACTCGTGATTGGGTCAGGACCAATCGTGATTGGTCAGGCAGCGGAATTTGATTATGCAGGAACGCAAGCATGTCTTGCATTAAAAGAGGAAGGAATCCAAGTCATCCTCGTCAATAATAATCCTGCCACGATTATGACTGATTCAGAAATTGCCGATCAGGTTTATATGGAGCCACTAACGGTGCCTTCTTTAGAGGAAATCATTAAGCGTGAAAAGCCAGATGGAATGATTGGAACGCTTGGTGGGCAAACGGGATTAAACTTAACTGTACAGTTATATGAACAAAATATACTCCAAAAATATAATGTTGAACTATTAGGCACTTCTGTTGATTCTATTCAAAAAGGTGAGGACCGAGAAAAGTTTAGAAACTTGATGATCGAGATTGGTGAACCAATTCCAGAGTCTAGTATTATTCACAGCTACGAAGAGGGAGTACAGTTTGTCAAGCAAATTGGCTATCCTGTCATTATCCGACCTGCCTATACGCTTGGTGGAGCGGGTGGGGGATTTGCCTATAATGATCAAGATCTAGAAATATATTTGAAAAAGGGATTAAAGGCGAGTCCGATTCATCAGGTCCTCGTTGAGCGGAGTATAAAGGGCTGGAAAGAAGTCGAATATGAGGTCATGAGAGATGAGAATGACACTTGTATTATTGTCTGTAATATGGAAAATATGGACCCTGTTGGCGTTCATACTGGAGACTCAATTGTTGTGGCTCCTTCTCAAACGTTAACTGATGTTCAATATCAAATGCTTCGTAACTCATCTCTAAAGGTGATTCGTGCATTGGAAATTGTCGGTGGCTGTAACATTCAATTTGCCTTAGACCCACATTCTAACCAATATCATATTATTGAGGTAAATCCTCGAGTGAGTCGTTCATCGGCATTAGCCTCCAAGGCAACCGGGTATCCAATAGCAAGAATGGCTGCGAAGTGTGCAATTGGTTACCACTTAGACGAATTATTAAATCCGATCACAGGCTCAACGTATGCATCCTTTGAGCCAGCACTAGATTATATCGTTGTGAAGTTACCAAGGTTTCCGTTCGATAAGTTTTCAGAGGCTGATCGAAGTCTTGGAACACAGATGAAAGCTACTGGAGAAGTAATGGCAATTGATCGGTCATTTGAAGGAGCCTTAAATAAAGCGATTCGTTCCTTAGAAATGAATGTCTGTGGACTGAAGATGTCTTCTTTAGAAAACCTATCAGACTCCGAGCTACTAGCTTTAGTGACGGAGGCAACGGATCTTCGTTTATTCGCATTAGCTGAAGCGATGTGGCAAGGAAAAACAATAGAAGATATTCATGGATTAACGAGTATTGATCCTTGGTTCCTAGAGAAGTTACTCGTGATTGTAAACCTTGAAAAGCAGCTAAGTTCCTATTCATTTGACGAAGTACCACTAGATTTATTAAAAGAGGCAAAGCGGAAGAATATTGGAGACCAGCGCTTATCACAAATCTTCTCGATACCAGAAAAGATAATAAGACAAAAGCTAAAAGTGATTAATTGGAAACCAAGCTATAAGCTAGTTGATACATGTGCTGCCGAGTTTGATGCGGTTACTCCGTACTACTATTCAACGTGGCAAGGTAGTGATGAGGTTCAACTAACTAGCACTAAACAGAAAATTTTAGTTATCGGCTCTGGTCCGATTCGTATCGGTCAAGGTGTAGAATTTGACTATTGTTCGGTTCATGCTGCTTTAGCTGTAAAGAAAAAAGGGTATGAAGCCATTGTTATTAACAATAATCCTGAAACAGTTAGTACGGATTATTCGGTTGCGGACCGACTATATTTTGAGCCCTTAGCAACTGAAGATGTTCTTCATGTAATAGAAAAGGAGAAAGTCGACGGAGTACTGATCCAGTTCGGTGGTCAAACTGCTATAAATTTGGCTCAATCGCTTCAAGAAGAAGGAGTCATGTTACTAGGTACATCTGTAGAATCAATAGATGCTCTAGAAGACCGTAAGCAATTTTACGAGGTTTTACAAAAGCTTGAAATCCCTCATATTAAAGGAGAAACAGTGACCGCGGCAGATCAGCTAATTCAGCAAGCAAATGAGTTGGGATATCCTGTGTTAGTAAGACCTTCCTATGTAATTGGTGGTCAATCTATGTATATTTTTCATCAAGAACAGGATCTGATAAGCTACATTTCTAGATTGCTAGCAAGTGGAAATGATAGAATTTGGCCATTATTAGTAGATTCTTATATACCGGGACTTGAGTGTGAGGTAGACGTCATTAGTGACGGAAAAGATATCGTAATCCCTGGAATTTTTGAGCATATAGAAAAAGCAGGTGTTCATTCAGGTGATAGTGTGACAATTTTTCCTCCAATTTCATTATCAGACAATATAAAAGAAACTCTAATAGATTATGCGAAACGAATTTCCACCTCGTGTTCTATTATTGGCATGATGAATATCCAGTTTGTCATTTCAACTAACATTGTTTATGTACTAGAGGTAAACCCACGTTCATCGAGAACAGTACCCATCATGAGTAAGGTGACAGGAATTCCCATGGTAGAATGGGCAACGAATGTTCAGCTTGGTGACTCTTTAAAAGGTCTTTCTAATGAAACAGGTTTATTGCAGGAACCTAGCTATTATTCAGTAAAAGCACCCGTGTTTTCGGCCACGAAGCTAAAGGGCGTTGATCATATTTTAAGTCCCGAAATGAAGTCAACCGGTGAAGTATTAGGTTTAGGGTATACAGTAGAAGAGGCAATGAAAAAAGCGGTCTGGTTTGATGATAAGCAGCATCATATAACAAACAAGATGATATTCTGTTCCATCTCTGAGACTGCTAAACAAGAGAGTATTGAGATCCTTAAAGAATTAGCTGACAACTCCTTTAACATGATGGCAACAGAAGGGACAGCAGCATTTTTAAATGAAAATGGAATTCTAGCAGAGAGTATTCCGAATCCGAAGGAATCGTTAGAACAGCTTTGGAAGGATGGCAAAGTTGGAGTCGTGCTTAATATCCCAACACAGGGAAGAAATGAAGGAAAGCTCGGGTATTTCATTCGGGAGTTATCAACGCGCTACCAAATCCCATGCTTTACTAGTCTAGATACATTCAAAAGGGTTATGAAGCTAAATCCAGAACAAAACATACAAGTAAAATCGATTCAAGAATATGTTAGCAAGGCAGAAAAAATAAGTATTTAG
- the argF gene encoding ornithine carbamoyltransferase, with the protein MLNKVKWQPEWVGTKMSQKDFLTIEQCTPNEVMSLLTDALHMKKLQKQGIPHPYLSGKVLGLIFEKSSTRTRVSFEVGMLQLGGHAIFLSSKDIQLGRGETASDTAKVLSRYVDGLMIRTFSHSSIEEFSQNATVPVINGLTDLHHPCQVLADLLTVLEHKGKLNGLKMCYVGDGNNNMAHSLIEGAVKVGMHISVASPVGYEPNADILYQAKLDAEHTGGSVTVTSNPVEAAKAADVIVTDVWTSMGMESEQEERLKAFQPFQVNLELCEHAKKDYIFLHCLPAHRGEEVTADIIDGPHSVVFDEAENRLHAQKAILKALMD; encoded by the coding sequence ATGTTAAATAAAGTGAAATGGCAGCCAGAATGGGTCGGAACAAAAATGAGTCAGAAGGACTTTTTAACCATTGAGCAGTGTACACCAAATGAAGTCATGTCCTTACTTACAGATGCACTTCATATGAAAAAGCTACAAAAACAAGGAATTCCACATCCTTATTTAAGTGGTAAGGTGTTAGGATTAATTTTTGAAAAGTCTTCAACAAGAACTAGGGTTTCTTTTGAGGTGGGGATGCTTCAACTAGGAGGTCATGCGATCTTCCTTAGTTCAAAGGACATTCAGCTGGGTAGAGGTGAAACGGCATCTGACACGGCAAAGGTGCTATCAAGATATGTAGACGGTCTTATGATACGAACATTTAGTCATTCTTCTATTGAAGAATTTTCTCAAAATGCAACAGTGCCGGTTATTAACGGGTTAACCGACCTTCACCATCCATGCCAGGTACTTGCAGATTTATTAACGGTATTGGAACATAAAGGGAAGCTAAACGGATTAAAAATGTGTTATGTTGGAGACGGAAACAATAATATGGCGCATTCACTCATTGAGGGGGCCGTCAAAGTTGGCATGCATATTAGTGTAGCATCTCCAGTAGGCTATGAACCGAATGCTGATATATTATATCAAGCAAAATTAGATGCCGAGCACACAGGAGGATCCGTAACCGTCACGTCAAATCCAGTTGAAGCTGCTAAAGCTGCGGACGTAATTGTGACCGATGTTTGGACATCGATGGGAATGGAGTCAGAGCAAGAAGAGAGACTGAAGGCATTTCAACCATTTCAGGTCAATCTAGAGCTTTGTGAACATGCGAAAAAAGATTATATTTTCTTACATTGCTTACCTGCTCATCGTGGTGAGGAAGTAACGGCTGACATTATTGATGGTCCACATTCTGTTGTTTTTGATGAAGCTGAAAACCGCTTACATGCACAAAAAGCAATCTTAAAAGCATTAATGGATTAA
- a CDS encoding argininosuccinate synthase: MAKDKIVLAYSGGLDTSVSIKWLQEKYGYDVIALGLDVGEGKDLETVKNKALQVGAIKAYMIDAKALLASEYIAPALKANCLYEGKYPLSSALSRPLIAKLLVEVAEKEGAVAVAHGCTGKGNDQVRFEVSIQALNPDLKVVAPVREWGMTRDEEIAYAAEKGIPIPVDLDNPFSIDANIWGRACEAGVLEDPWAEAPEAAYDWTNPINLTPDEAEYVEVEFVKGLPVALNGKEMNFVALIEELNELGGKHGVGRIDHIENRLVGIKSREVYENPGALILINAHKELEFLTLPREITQFKTSVEQQMTKLIYDGLWYSPLRNALEAFVDETQQVVSGTIKVKLHKGTHTVVGRKSPHSLYNEELATYSKGDAFDHNAAVGFIKLWGLTTKVYSQVNAKDTESISQ, encoded by the coding sequence ATGGCAAAAGATAAAATCGTTTTAGCATATTCAGGAGGTCTAGATACTTCTGTTTCTATAAAGTGGCTTCAAGAGAAATATGGTTATGATGTCATTGCATTAGGTCTTGATGTGGGTGAAGGTAAGGATCTAGAAACTGTAAAAAATAAAGCACTTCAAGTGGGTGCGATTAAAGCATACATGATTGATGCAAAGGCATTATTAGCGAGCGAATATATTGCTCCAGCTTTAAAGGCAAATTGCTTATATGAAGGTAAGTATCCCTTATCATCAGCTTTATCTCGTCCGCTTATTGCAAAGCTACTTGTAGAAGTTGCTGAAAAAGAAGGTGCGGTTGCAGTAGCTCATGGTTGTACAGGTAAAGGAAATGACCAAGTTCGTTTTGAAGTGTCGATTCAAGCATTAAATCCAGACCTTAAGGTGGTTGCACCAGTTCGTGAGTGGGGCATGACAAGAGATGAGGAAATTGCTTATGCTGCGGAGAAGGGTATTCCCATTCCTGTAGATTTAGATAATCCATTTTCTATAGATGCAAATATTTGGGGGCGTGCTTGTGAGGCTGGTGTTCTTGAAGATCCTTGGGCAGAGGCACCAGAGGCTGCATACGATTGGACGAATCCGATTAACCTTACACCGGATGAAGCCGAATATGTGGAAGTTGAGTTTGTAAAGGGACTTCCAGTAGCATTAAACGGAAAAGAAATGAACTTTGTTGCCCTTATTGAAGAGCTTAATGAACTAGGCGGAAAACATGGAGTTGGAAGAATTGATCATATCGAAAACCGCTTGGTTGGAATTAAGTCTCGTGAAGTGTATGAAAATCCAGGAGCATTAATTTTAATCAATGCTCATAAGGAACTAGAGTTTTTAACTTTACCACGTGAAATTACTCAGTTTAAAACGTCAGTAGAGCAACAAATGACTAAATTGATCTACGACGGTCTTTGGTATTCACCGTTACGAAATGCTTTGGAGGCATTTGTTGATGAGACACAGCAAGTGGTTTCAGGGACAATCAAAGTGAAGCTGCATAAAGGAACGCACACAGTTGTTGGTCGTAAATCTCCTCATAGCTTATATAATGAAGAGCTTGCTACCTATTCAAAGGGAGATGCTTTCGATCACAACGCTGCTGTTGGTTTCATTAAACTGTGGGGCTTAACAACTAAGGTTTACTCTCAAGTGAATGCAAAGGACACCGAATCCATTTCACAATAA
- the argH gene encoding argininosuccinate lyase gives MSKLWGGRFTKETNKLVEEFTASINFDQKLALEDIEGSLAHVQMLGECNIIPLEDVEKIKNGLLTIKQKIEAGTMKYSVQHEDIHMNIEKLLIDTIGPVGGKLHTGRSRNDQVATDMHLYAKRKTKELILLIDAVQTAILNQAKDHVHTMIPGYTHLQRAQPVSFAHHLLAYFWMFQRDKERFQDSLKRVNWSPLGAGALAGTTFPINRERVAELLGFEMVYPNSMDAVSDRDFIVELLSISSLLMTHISRLSEELVIWSSQEFQFIELDDSFCTGSSIMPQKKNPDVPELLRAKTGRVYGNLMGLLTVLKGLPLAYNKDMQEDKEGMFDTVETLEGSLQLLAPMIETMIVKKETMRSAVNQDFSNATDIADYLVTKGIAFRDAHEVIGKIVLYAIGEKKYLLALTLEEYKSFSPLFEEDIFEVLSHEHVVAARKSYGGTAPSQVENQIKLAEKHVLR, from the coding sequence TTGTCTAAGCTTTGGGGCGGACGGTTCACAAAAGAAACAAATAAACTGGTTGAAGAATTCACTGCTTCTATAAACTTTGACCAAAAGCTAGCACTAGAGGATATAGAAGGAAGCTTGGCACACGTTCAAATGCTAGGTGAATGTAACATCATTCCGTTAGAAGATGTGGAAAAGATTAAAAATGGATTGTTAACAATCAAACAAAAAATTGAAGCGGGAACAATGAAATATTCTGTTCAACATGAAGATATTCATATGAACATTGAAAAGCTTTTAATAGATACAATCGGTCCCGTTGGAGGAAAGCTTCATACCGGAAGAAGCAGAAACGACCAGGTGGCAACGGATATGCATTTGTATGCAAAGCGTAAAACAAAAGAACTGATTTTACTTATAGATGCTGTACAAACTGCAATTCTAAATCAAGCAAAAGATCATGTTCATACGATGATCCCAGGTTATACACACTTACAGCGTGCACAACCAGTGTCATTTGCTCACCATTTGTTGGCATACTTTTGGATGTTTCAGCGCGACAAGGAGCGTTTTCAGGATAGCCTGAAACGGGTGAACTGGTCTCCATTGGGAGCGGGTGCACTAGCCGGAACGACTTTTCCCATTAATCGTGAAAGAGTGGCTGAGTTGCTAGGTTTTGAGATGGTATATCCTAATAGTATGGATGCGGTGAGTGATAGAGATTTCATCGTTGAATTACTTTCGATCTCCTCTTTATTGATGACTCATATTTCTAGACTGTCAGAGGAACTTGTCATCTGGTCTAGTCAGGAATTTCAGTTTATAGAGCTAGATGATTCATTCTGTACAGGTTCAAGTATTATGCCGCAAAAGAAGAATCCAGATGTGCCAGAGCTTTTACGTGCAAAAACAGGGAGAGTTTATGGCAATCTAATGGGATTATTAACCGTCTTAAAGGGTCTACCATTAGCTTATAACAAGGATATGCAAGAGGATAAAGAAGGGATGTTCGACACGGTTGAAACCCTAGAAGGATCCTTGCAGCTACTAGCACCTATGATTGAAACGATGATTGTTAAAAAAGAAACAATGAGAAGTGCGGTTAATCAAGATTTCTCCAATGCAACAGATATTGCTGATTATTTAGTTACAAAGGGAATTGCATTTAGAGATGCACATGAAGTAATCGGGAAAATCGTGTTATATGCAATCGGCGAAAAGAAGTATTTACTAGCTCTAACGTTAGAAGAGTATAAGAGTTTTAGTCCTTTATTTGAAGAAGACATTTTCGAAGTGCTATCGCATGAACATGTGGTTGCTGCACGAAAAAGCTATGGTGGAACTGCGCCAAGTCAGGTAGAAAACCAGATTAAGCTCGCTGAAAAACATGTACTACGCTAA
- a CDS encoding basic amino acid ABC transporter substrate-binding protein has product MKVNKKSLLAMLAMMFMLVLAACGTGETGTGGEAEEGTEEAKKSLIVGTDAAFAPFEYMDKGEIVGFDVDFLTAVMEEAGYEFELNNIGWDPLFASVQGEEIDLAISGITINDDRKQTYDFSTPYFQSTHMIVFNEGAGITSAKDLEGKRIGVQNGTTGQSAAEKIVGANNANISKYETTAVAFMALANGDVEVVVTDNVVANEYVKNNPDAKVEAIEDPENFDSEYYGLMFPKGSELKAEFDAAIKTVIENGTYTEIYKKWFGTEPNVDELLAAE; this is encoded by the coding sequence ATGAAAGTAAATAAAAAATCATTATTAGCTATGCTTGCTATGATGTTTATGTTAGTTCTTGCAGCATGTGGAACTGGAGAAACTGGTACGGGCGGTGAGGCAGAAGAGGGAACAGAGGAAGCAAAGAAGTCACTAATAGTCGGTACTGATGCAGCATTTGCTCCATTCGAGTATATGGACAAGGGTGAAATCGTTGGATTTGATGTGGATTTTTTAACGGCTGTGATGGAAGAAGCAGGCTATGAGTTCGAACTAAACAATATTGGCTGGGATCCATTATTTGCATCTGTACAAGGTGAGGAAATTGACTTAGCGATTTCAGGTATTACAATTAACGATGATCGTAAGCAAACATATGATTTCTCAACTCCTTATTTCCAATCTACTCATATGATTGTTTTTAACGAGGGCGCAGGAATTACAAGTGCAAAAGATCTTGAGGGTAAAAGAATTGGTGTTCAAAACGGAACGACAGGTCAATCAGCTGCTGAAAAAATTGTTGGTGCAAACAATGCCAATATCTCAAAGTATGAAACAACCGCAGTCGCATTTATGGCACTAGCTAATGGTGATGTAGAAGTGGTTGTTACGGATAATGTTGTAGCAAATGAGTATGTGAAAAATAACCCAGATGCAAAGGTTGAAGCGATTGAAGATCCTGAAAACTTTGATTCTGAGTACTATGGCTTAATGTTCCCTAAGGGCAGTGAGCTAAAAGCTGAATTTGATGCTGCTATCAAAACAGTTATAGAGAACGGGACATACACAGAAATCTATAAAAAATGGTTTGGTACAGAGCCAAACGTAGATGAACTATTAGCCGCTGAATAA